From Flavobacterium sp. 102, a single genomic window includes:
- a CDS encoding prolyl oligopeptidase family serine peptidase — translation MMRSFKIVILWCCFGFGLSGLAQETQGSFSTQITNTYSYGYLLRKPQNIKTKKPLIVFLHGSGEKGTDLEKVKIHGPLKYVKHHELDAYILAPQCPENTYWESESLYQLILKVSQENNVDANRIYLSGLSMGGWGTWNLAIAHPDMFAAIVPIAGFVDRVPLIEDCKMAAISTWIFHGLLDDVVDVNYSSVIYKRLKACNSNVKLTIFDDANHDSWSRVYDNPEIYEWMLQQIKK, via the coding sequence ATGATGCGTTCTTTTAAAATAGTGATACTGTGGTGTTGTTTTGGATTTGGTTTAAGTGGCTTAGCACAAGAAACACAAGGAAGTTTTTCGACGCAGATAACAAACACTTATTCTTATGGTTATTTATTGCGCAAACCACAAAATATAAAAACTAAAAAACCATTAATTGTTTTTTTACACGGTTCCGGTGAAAAGGGAACCGATTTAGAAAAAGTAAAAATACATGGTCCGTTAAAATATGTAAAGCATCACGAACTCGACGCCTATATTTTGGCCCCTCAATGTCCTGAAAATACATATTGGGAATCAGAATCTTTATACCAATTGATTCTAAAAGTAAGCCAAGAGAACAATGTTGATGCCAACAGAATTTACCTAAGCGGTCTAAGTATGGGCGGCTGGGGAACATGGAATTTAGCCATTGCACATCCTGATATGTTTGCCGCTATAGTTCCAATAGCCGGATTTGTTGACAGAGTTCCGTTAATTGAAGATTGTAAAATGGCGGCAATATCCACTTGGATTTTTCATGGTTTACTCGATGATGTTGTTGATGTGAATTATTCATCAGTAATTTATAAAAGGTTAAAAGCGTGCAACAGCAACGTTAAGCTAACCATATTTGATGATGCGAATCACGACAGTTGGAGCAGGGTTTATGATAATCCTGAAATCTATGAATGGATGTTACAGCAGATTAAAAAATAA
- the bglX gene encoding beta-glucosidase BglX gives MKVKLTIILLLIAGFVSAQKAKKSKTPIVIAPKEIFVSDLLSKMTLEEKIGQLNLPTSGDITTGQANSSNIAKKIEEGKVGGLFNIKSVQKIREVQKIAVEKSRLKIPLLFGMDVIHGYETTFPIPLGLSCTWDMNLIKRSAQIAAQEASADGINWTFSPMVDISRDPRWGRVSEGSGEDPYLGSQIAKAMVTGYQGDDLSKNNTILSCVKHFALYGAPEGGRDYNTVDMSKIRMYNDYLPPYKAAVDAGTASVMASFNEIDGIPATGNKWLLTDLLRKDWGFKGFVVTDYTGINEMTEHGMGDLQTVSALALNAGVEMDMVGEGFLLTLKKSLEEGKVTMQQIDNAVRLILNAKYDLGLFLDPYKYCDANRAKTEIFTSTHRSEARKIAAESLVLLKNENQTLPLKKSGTIGVIGPLADAKENMAGTWSVATKQENSVSLIAGIQSVVGVSAKILYAKGSNLDYDAALEERATMFGKTLHRDQRTNEELLFEALKIANQSDVIVAALGESAEMSGESSSRTNLEIPQAQKDLLQALLKTGKPVVLVLFDGRPLVITEENKTVPAILNVWFAGSEAGYAIADVLFGNENPSGKLTATFPRSVGQVPIYYAAKNTGRPLGNKEGIFEKFKSNYIDERNEPLFPFGFGLSYTTFNYANLSLSSTKMSFNETIKATVDITNTGDFDGKEVVQLYIRDIVGSVTRPVKELKGFQKINLKKGEKQMVTFEISVEDLKFYNTNLQFVAEPGKFEVFIGTNSDTINKIEFDLVN, from the coding sequence ATGAAAGTTAAATTAACCATAATCTTATTGCTGATAGCAGGTTTTGTCTCGGCCCAAAAAGCTAAAAAGAGCAAAACACCTATTGTTATTGCACCCAAAGAAATATTCGTGTCTGACTTATTGTCCAAAATGACATTGGAAGAAAAAATAGGACAGTTAAACCTGCCTACTTCCGGAGATATAACTACCGGCCAAGCTAATAGTTCTAACATCGCCAAAAAAATTGAAGAAGGTAAAGTAGGCGGATTGTTTAACATAAAATCTGTTCAAAAAATAAGAGAAGTACAAAAGATCGCCGTAGAAAAAAGTCGCTTAAAAATTCCGTTGCTTTTCGGAATGGACGTGATTCACGGATACGAAACTACATTCCCAATTCCGCTTGGACTATCGTGTACTTGGGATATGAACTTAATTAAAAGAAGTGCTCAAATTGCCGCACAAGAAGCTAGTGCCGATGGAATCAATTGGACATTTTCACCAATGGTAGATATTTCTCGAGATCCGCGTTGGGGAAGAGTTTCAGAAGGTTCAGGAGAAGATCCATATTTGGGAAGCCAAATTGCCAAAGCGATGGTAACCGGCTATCAAGGTGACGATTTGAGTAAAAACAATACTATTTTATCCTGTGTAAAACACTTTGCCTTGTATGGTGCGCCCGAAGGCGGAAGAGATTACAACACGGTAGATATGAGTAAAATCAGAATGTACAATGATTATTTACCACCTTACAAAGCAGCCGTCGATGCCGGAACAGCTTCCGTAATGGCGTCGTTTAATGAAATAGATGGAATTCCGGCAACGGGAAACAAATGGTTGCTGACCGATTTACTAAGAAAAGATTGGGGTTTCAAAGGTTTCGTAGTAACCGATTATACCGGAATCAACGAAATGACAGAACACGGTATGGGTGATTTGCAAACCGTTTCCGCTTTAGCCTTAAACGCCGGAGTTGAAATGGATATGGTTGGCGAAGGTTTTTTGCTGACATTAAAAAAATCATTAGAGGAAGGCAAAGTGACTATGCAACAAATAGACAACGCCGTTCGATTGATTTTGAATGCCAAATATGATTTAGGATTATTCCTCGATCCCTACAAATACTGTGACGCTAATCGGGCCAAAACAGAAATTTTCACTTCAACTCACAGAAGTGAAGCTCGAAAAATTGCCGCTGAATCTTTGGTTTTGCTTAAAAATGAAAACCAAACTTTACCGCTAAAAAAATCAGGCACGATTGGCGTTATCGGTCCATTGGCGGATGCCAAAGAAAACATGGCAGGAACTTGGAGTGTGGCGACCAAACAGGAAAATTCGGTTTCATTAATTGCCGGAATTCAATCTGTGGTTGGAGTTTCTGCCAAAATATTATACGCTAAAGGTAGTAATCTTGATTATGATGCGGCTTTGGAAGAAAGAGCTACCATGTTTGGCAAAACGCTACACAGAGACCAAAGAACGAATGAAGAATTACTTTTCGAAGCTTTGAAAATCGCCAACCAATCAGATGTGATTGTTGCCGCATTAGGAGAATCGGCTGAAATGAGTGGTGAATCCAGTAGTCGTACTAATTTGGAGATTCCACAAGCGCAAAAGGATTTGTTACAAGCCTTATTAAAAACAGGAAAACCGGTAGTTTTAGTTTTATTCGATGGTCGACCATTGGTGATAACAGAGGAAAATAAAACTGTTCCGGCTATTTTAAATGTTTGGTTTGCCGGAAGTGAAGCCGGTTATGCTATAGCCGATGTATTATTCGGAAACGAAAATCCATCCGGAAAATTAACAGCGACTTTCCCAAGAAGTGTTGGACAAGTGCCCATTTATTATGCTGCAAAAAATACAGGAAGACCTTTAGGTAACAAAGAAGGAATCTTCGAAAAATTTAAGTCGAATTATATCGATGAAAGAAATGAGCCATTATTTCCATTCGGTTTCGGATTGAGTTACACGACTTTTAACTATGCTAATTTGAGTCTTTCTTCGACTAAAATGTCTTTCAATGAAACTATTAAAGCTACTGTAGATATTACCAATACCGGAGATTTTGATGGCAAGGAAGTGGTACAATTGTATATCAGAGACATAGTTGGTTCGGTGACCAGACCGGTTAAAGAGCTGAAAGGTTTTCAAAAAATAAACCTTAAAAAAGGCGAAAAGCAAATGGTAACTTTTGAAATTTCTGTTGAAGATTTAAAATTCTACAATACTAATTTGCAATTTGTGGCCGAACCCGGAAAATTTGAAGTCTTTATCGGAACCAATTCTGATACGATTAATAAAATAGAATTTGATTTGGTTAATTAA